TGCTTGACCACCACAGCCAGGTCGCGCGTGGCGCCCGGGAACTTGGAGATCTCGACGTATTCTGGCACAGTGCGTTGCTGCAAAGCAACCGCATCGACTTCGAACACGACCGGTGCATTCGGCAGCTCGTACTTTTGCATCCAGCGCGGGTGCAGTTCGCCGATGAGCCCGATCACCGCGCCGTTCAGCAGCACGTTGGCCGAGCGGCCCGGGTGCAGCGCCGGGTGTTCCGCTTTTTCGAAGCGCAGCGTTTGCGGCGCAAACAGGTGCTCGAGGTCGGCTTTCAGGTCGAAGAAATCGACCGCGCGGCTGTCCTGGCCCCACTGCTCGTCGGCCACGCTGCCATACGCTAACGCAGCCACGCGCTTGGGCTGCCGGTAGCCAGCGACCGCCAGCGGGCCGTCGGCCACGCTGTCGTCGCGCTGGTAGATGGCGCCTACTTCGAACACGCGCACGCGGTTGGTTTTGCGGTTGAGGTTGTAACGGACGTTGGCCACCAGGCTGCCGACCAGGGTCGAGCGCATCACGCTCATCTGGCTGGCGATCGGGTTTTGCAGCTTGATCGGATTGGCGTTGCCACCGAAGTCCTGTTCCCACGCCGCTTCCACAAAGCTCATGTTGACCACTTCCTGGAAGCCCAGGTCGGCCAGCTGGTGGCGCACGGCAAACAGCGAACGGGTATTTTCCGGCGCGATCACCATGGTGTTGGCAGCGATGGGCGCCACGGCCGGAATGTTCTCGAAGCCGTACACGCGCGCCACTTCCTCGATCAGGTCTTCCTCGATCTCGATGTCGAAACGGTAGCTTGGTGCGGTCACCGAAAACACGCCGTCCGCCAGCGTGAACGGCAGCGCCAGGCGGGTGAAGATGTCGGCAATGACTTGATCGTCGAGCGGCACGCCGATGACTTTTTGCGCGCGCGCGGTACGCAGTTGCACCGGAGTGCGCTGCGGCAGGTTGACGACCTGGTCATCGACCGGACCCACTTGTGTGGCGGCGGTGCCGCAGATCCCCACCAGCAGCGCGGTGATGCGCTCGATGTGTTCGACCACGGTGGCGTAATCGACGCCGCGCTCGAAGCGGTGCGCCGCGTCGGTGGAGAAGTTGAACTTGCGGGCACGCCCCTGGATGGCGCTTGGCCACCAGAACGCCGCTTCGAGGTAGATCGATTCGGTCTCGAGCGACACAGCGGTGGCATCGCCACCCATGATGCCGGCCAGAGATTCGATTTCCTGTTCGTCGGCGATCACGCCCACCCATTCGTTGAGGGTGACGGTGTTGCCATTCAACAGCTTGAGGGATTCGCCCTCTTTCGCCCAGCGCACGTCCAGGCTGCCGTGGATCTTGGCCAGGTCGAACACGTGGCTCGGACGACCGAGTTCCAGCATCACGTAATTGGAGATGTCGACCAGTGCCGACACCGAACGCTGGCCGCTGCGCTCAAGGCGCTGCTTCATCCAGTCCGGCGTGGCGGCTTTGGCGTTGAGGTTGCGGATGACGCGGCCGGCGAAACGGCCGCACAGGTCCGGCGCCGACACTTTTACCGGCAGCACTTCGTCGCTGTTGACGGCCACCGCAGCGAACGTCGGCGCATTGAGCGCCGTACCGGTCAGCGCCGACACTTCGCGCGCCACGCCCAGCACCGACAGGCAGTCCGCCTTGTTCGGCGTGAGCTTGATGGTGAACTTGAGGTCGTTGAGCGCGTAGTAGTCGCGGAAGTCCTGGCCGACCGGCGCATCGTCCGGCAGTTCCAGCAGGCCACTGCCCTCTTCCGACAATTTCAGTTCCTTCGCCGAGCACAACATGCCTTGCGACTCGACGCCGCGCAGTTGCCCCACCTTGATTTCAAACGGCTTGCCATCGGCGCCGGGCGGCAGCACAGCGCCGGCCTTGGCGCACACCACGTGCAGGCCGGGGCGCACATTCGGTGCGCCGCAGACGATGGTCAGCAAGGTGCCGGTGCCAACGTCCACCTGGCAGACGTTGAGGCGGTCGGCGTTCGGGTGCTTGGCCATGTCGCGCACCAGGCCGACAACCACGTTGGAGAACGGTGGCGCGACCGGTTCGACCTCTTCCACTTCCAGGCCGGACATCGTCAGCAGGTGGGCCAGTTCGTCCGAAGTCATCTTCGGATCGACCATGGTGCGGAGCCAGTTTTCGGAGAATTGCATAATCTAGCTTTCTAAGAATTGTTCCACGGGAGCGCCAGCACGGGCGGCGCTCGACCGTCGCTGAGGTGTTAGTTGAACTGCTTGAGGAAGCGCAGATCGCCTTCGTAGAACAGCCGCAGGTCGTTCACGCCGTAACGCAACATGGTCAGGCGCTCGAGGCCGGAGCCGAACGCGAAACCGATGTATTTTTCCGGGTCGAGGCCGAAATTGCGCACCACGCTCGGATGAACCTGGCCGGAGCCGGAAATCTCGAGCCAGCGGCCCTTGAGCGGACCCGAGCCGAACGCGATGTCGATCTCTGCCGACGGTTCGGTAAACGGGAAATACGACGGACGGAAGCGCACTTGCAGGTCGTCGGTCTCGAAGAAGGCCTTGACGAAGTTGAGGTACACGCCCTTCAAGTCGGCAAAGCTGATGTTCTCGGCGATCCACAGGCCTTCAACCTGGTGGAACATCGGCGAGTGGGTGGCGTCGCTGTCGACGCGGTAGGTGCGGCCCGGGGCGATCACCTTGATCGGCGGCGTGTGGCTGCGCGCGTAGCGCACCTGCATCGGGCTGGTGTGGGTGCGCAGCAGCAGCGGCTTGCCTTCGCTGTCGTTGCCGTCGATATAGAAGGTGTCTTGCATCGAACGGGCCGGGTGATTTTCCGGGCTGTTCAGGGCAGTAAAATTGGTCCAGTCGTTTTCGATTTCGGGGCCGTCCGCCACGTCGAAACCGATCGAGCGGAAGATCTCTTCCACCCGTTCCCAGGTACGCATCACCGGGTGCAGTCCACCGCCGGCGCGTCCGCGGCCTGGCAGGGAGACGTCGATCGCCTCGGCGTTCAAACGGGCTTGCAGCTGGGCGTCGGCCAGCGCGTCGCGCCGGGCCGTCAGTGCCGCTTCGATCTGCTGCTTGGCAGCGTTGATCAGGGCGCCTTGCGCCTTGCGTGCTTCCGGGTCGAGCTTGCCCAGGCCCTTCATCAATTCGGTGATCTGGCCGGTCTTGCCCAGGTATTTGGCTTTGGCATTTTCCAGTGCGGCGGCGTCGTCTTGCGCAACCGTGAAATCCTGCACTGCTGAGGCAACGAGTTGTTCCAGGGAGTACATGCGTTTCTTATCCTCAATCAAAAACGGGGCACAGGTTCACACCTTTGCCCCGTCCTTTACGCTGCCCCGCGAAGGGCCGCATCATCAATCAATGCTTACGCAGCGATTTGTGCTTTGACTACGTTGACAATCGCAGCGAATGCTGGCTTGTCCATCACTGCCATATCGGCCAGGACTTTACGGTCCAGTTCGATTGCAGCTTTCTTCAGACCGTTCATGAATACGCTGTACGTCACGCCATGCTCACGGGAAGCGGCGTTGATACGGGCGATCCACAGGCGGCGGAAGACGCGCTTCTTGTTACGACGGTCGCGGTAGGCGTACTGGCCAGCGCGCATGACTGCTTGCTTGGCAACACGGTAAACCTTGCTACGACGACCACGGTAACCCTTGGCCAGGTTTAAGACTTTTTTATGACGGGCACGAGCTGTAACCCCACGTTTTACTCTAGGCATAGTAACTCCTTAAATTGAGTGTGAGATTAAGCCGATGGCATCATGCGCAGAACCGATTTCACGTCTGCCGCATCGACATTGGTGATACCGCGCAGCTGGCGCTTGGATTTGGTGGTTTTCTTGGTCAGAATGTGACGCTTGAAAGCGTGGCCACTCTTAACGGTACCACCTGGGCGTACGCGAAAACGCTTTTTCGCGGAGCTCTTGGTTTTCATTTTTGGCATAGATATTCTGTCGTTTTACGGACAGCTCCATATCGAAACAGGATTACAGGTGGTAACTACGTTACGCTTAGATGCCTGCTCTCACTTGTTTGTGCAGCGGATGCGAGTCCACTACATTTACTACAGCCGGCGATTATAGCCGACTTTCATTCAAGATGCAGCAAATAAAAAAGGCGTCCGCGCTGGACGCCCTTCTTTGCCACATTGTCACGGCAGCTTACTTCTTTTTCTTAGGAGCAAGGACCATGATCATCTGGCGGCCTTCCATTTTCGGGAACTGCTCGACCTGGCCATGTGGCTCGAGGTCGGCTTTCAGGCGTTCCAGCATACGGAAGCCAATATCCTGGTGCGCCATTTCACGGCCGCGGAAACGCAGCGTGATCTTGGTCTTATCGCCTTCTTCGAGGAACTTGATAAGGTTGCGCAGCTTGATATTGTAGTCGCCATCATCGGTACCCGGACGGAATTTGACTTCCTTCACGGAGATGATTTTCTGCTTCAATTTCGCCTCGTGAGCTTTTTTCTGCTCCGAGTACTTGAATTTGCCGTAGTCCATCAAACGGCAAACCGGCGGGACCGCCGTAGGGGCGATCTCGACCAGGTCGACGTTTGCCTCTTCCGCCAGGCGGAAGGCTTCGGCCAAAGTCACGATACCGAGTGCTTCGTTATCGACCCCGCTCAAACGCATTTCGGGGGCAGTGATTTCGCCATTGATGCGATGCGACTTGTCAGTAGCTATGGTGATTCCTTTTAAAATTTGATAACTGGCGCGTGCGATCAGGCTTTGTTGGCGATGTCTTGCGACAGACGCTCGATCAGGGCATCGATGGACATGACGCCCAAATCGACATTACCCCGGGCCCGCACGGCCACAGTGTTGGCATCCCGCTCCTTGTCGCCCACCACGAGGATGTACGGCAGTTTTTGGACGGAATGTTCACGTATTTTATAGTTTATTTTCTCATTACGCAAATCGGTCTGCACGCGGAACCCGCTGCGGCGCAGCTTTTCAGCCACTTGTTGCACATATTCGGCCTGCGCATCCGAGATATTCAGGACCGATACCTGCACCGGCGCCAGCCATGCCGGCAGCGCACCCGCATAGTTTTCGATCAGGATGCCGATGAAACGCTCCATCGAACCGACGATCGCCCGGTGCAGCATGACCGGCACCTGGCGCGTGTTATCCGCCGCCACATATTCGGCGCCCAAACGCTCCGGCATGAAGAAGTCGACCTGCATGGTGCCCACTTGCCATGGACGGCCGAGCGAATCCTTCAGGTGGTACTCGATCTTCGGACCGTAGAACGCGCCCTCGCCCGGCAATTCGGTCCAGGTCACGCCGCAGGCGCGCAGACCCGAGCGCAGCGCTTCTTCGGCCTCGTCCCACACTTCGTCGGTGCCGATGCGGTTGTCCGGGCGCAGCGCCAGTTTCACTTCGATATTATGGAAATGGAAATCGGCATACACCTCCATCGCCTGGGTGTGGAACGACACCACTTCCGGCTCGATCTGCTCGTGGGTGCAGAAAATATGGCCGTCATCCTGCGTAAAGCCGCGCACGCGCATGATGCCGTGCAGCGCGCCCGACGGCTCGTTGCGGTGGCATTGGCCGAACTCGCCGTAGCGCAGCGGCAGGTCGCGGTACGAACGCATATTACTGTTGAAAATCTGCACGTGGCCCGGGCAGTTCATCGGCTTCAGTGCATACGAGCGGTTTTCCGACTCGGTGACAAACATGTTTTCGCGGTAGTTGTCCCAGTGGCCGGTCTTGCCCCACAGGCTGGCGTCGAGAATCTGCGGTGCCTTGACCTCTTGATAACCATTGACCTGGTACTTGTGGCGCATGTATTGCTCCACTTGCTGCCAGATGGTCCAGCCTTTCGGATGCCAGAACACCAGGCCCGGCGCCTCATCCTGGAAATGGAAGAAGTCGAGCTGCTTGCCCAGCTTGCGGTGGTCGCGTTTTTCCGCCTCTTCCAGCTGGAACAGGTATTGTTCCTGGTCTTCCTTCTTGGCCCAGGCCGTGCCGTACACGCGCTGCAGCATTTCGTTCTTGCTGTCGCCGCGCCAGTAGGCACCGGCCAGCTTCATCAGCTTGAACACTTTCAGTTTGCCGGTCGATGGCACATGCGGGCCACGGCACAGGTCGGTGAAGCCGCCTTCGCTGTACAGCGAAACGTCCTGGTCGGCCGGAATCGAGGCGATGATTTCCGCCTTGTACGCTTCGCCGATCGACTTGAAATAGGCTACGGCCTCGTCGCGCGGCAATACCTTGCGCGTGACCGGCTCGTCCTTCTTGGCCAGTTCCGTCATTTTCTTTTCGATCGCCACCAGGTCGTCGGGCGTGAACGGACGCTTGTACGAGAAGTCGTAGTAGAAGCCGTTGTCGATCACCGGGCCGATGGTCACTTGCGCATCGGGGAACAGCTCCTTGACAGCGTAGGCCAGCAAGTGGGCGGTCGAGTGACGGATCACGTCCAGACCCTCGGGGTCCTTGTCGGTGATGATGGCCAGGTCGACGTTTTTCTCGATCAAGTGGGAAGTATCCACGACTTTACCGTCGACCTTGCCGGCCAGCGCGGCTTTGCCGAGGCTGGTGGCAATGCTGGACGCTACTTGGGCTACGGTGACGGGACCCTCGAACTCGCGGGCGGAGCCATCTGGAAGGCGGACTGAAATCATGAATTTCTCCCTGTGGGCGCATGGCGCGCCTGTTGGTACATTGAATTAAAAAACGCGGACGAAAAAAAACGCGGACTAGCCGCGTTTTCTCTTTTTTTTGAGCAAAAAGGTTCCCGTTCGACTAGCGTCACTCCCAAAGCTTGGTAGTAGTTCGCGGTGTCATAACCGGGATGCCTTTCTCGCTCTTACATGAATTCTGGTGGGCGGTGAGGAATTCGAATCCCCGACCCCTTGGATGTCGACCAAGTATTCTAACCAGCTGAACTAACCGCCCTTTTGTACTGCATTTTACTGCGCTTTTTACTACTCTTTACTGCGATACTGCGAATTCTGGTGGGCGGTGAGGAATTCGAATCCCCGACCCCTTGGATGTCGACCAAGTATTCTAACCAGCTGAACTAACCGCCCGAAGACCAGCATTATAGAGAGCGAAAAGCAGAATGACAAGGGGCTTCATAGGAAAGATTTACGAATAGCACTATGACGATAGCGCGCAGCATCTGCGCTTCCATTAAACTGTGTGTGTCCATTCATCCACAACCATCCCATGTCCGCTCAAAACAACAGCGTCCGCGCCGCCTCCCCTTCCGCCCACTTGCACGAGCACCGCAGCGACGACGCCAAATACAAGCACGTCAGCGTGCAGCGCAGCCAGAAGGTGCTGGCCTGGGCGCTGCTGCTCACGCTCAGCTTTGCAGTCGTGGAAGCAGTCACCGGTTTCATGGCCAACTCGCTGGCCCTGATCTCCGACGCCGGCCACATGGTGACCGACACCGCCGCGCTGGGCCTGGCGCTGCTGGCGCAAATGATTTCCAAGCGGCCGCCGTCGGCGCGCCACTCGTTCGGCTTCGGCCGCGCCGAGGCGCTGGCCGCCTTCGTCAACAGCCTGGTGCTGCTGGTCCTGGTGGTGTGGATTGTGTATGAAGCGGCGCAGCGTTTTTCCAGGCCCGAGGAAGTGCACGGCTCCACCGTGTTTGTCGTGGCGGGCATCGGCTTGCTGATCAACCTGGTGCTGGCCTGGATGCTGTCGCGTGGCGACAGCAATATGAATACGCGCGCCGCCCTCGTGAATGTCATGGGCGACTTGCTCGGCTCGGTCGCGGCGCTGGTGTCGGGCGCGGTCATCTATTACACCGGGTGGATGCAGATCGACCCGCTGCTGTCGCTGTTCGTCGCGCTGCTGATCCTGCGCTCCACCATCGGCGTGCTGCGCGAGTCGTACCACTTCCTGATGGGCGGCGTGCCCGAGCCGATCGACTATCTGGCCGTGGGCGCCGACCTCGAGCACATCGACGGCGTCTGCTCGGTGCACGACCTGCACGTGTGGGACATGTCGCCGGGCGAACCGGCGCTGATCGGCCACGTCGAGATAGTCGAACTGCAGCGCTGGCCGGAGATCCTGCAGGCGATCAAAGCCATGTTGCTGGAGAAGCATGGGATCGACCATATTACGTTGCAGGCGGAGGTGGCGCAGCAGGCGGCGTCGACGCCTCTGCCTCAGCCATGATGCGGCTGCTACTCGCATTTTGCCTGCTCTTCGCACTCCCCGGCGCCTCCGCCTGTTCATGCGTTTTCCGAGAAGAAGCCGGCTTCATCCATGCTAATCTGAACCAACTGCCGGCCAACGCACGCGGCGCATTGTTCCAGTTGCCATATGCGTCCAGGATCACGCTCAAGGCAACGGCATTCACCATCGAGTCGGACCGCCATCCACAACCGCTCAAGGCAGAAATTTCCTGGCCACGACTTGGTACCACAGCGCAACATCTGCTGCGGGAACGCATGCTGGCACGCGTGGGGCCGGTCGGCGGCTTTCAACCCGGCGCGCGCTACACGATTACCTACCACGGCAAAGTGGCCGATTGGGCTTACCCCACCCGTACCGAGTTCACCATCGACACCGCCGCGCTCGATGTCGGCGACTATCAACTCCAGCTTACCAGCGGCCCCGTCCGACGCCTGGTGCAACTCGTCGACGATGGCGGCATGTGCGCCAGCAACCAGCCCGCCGTGGTTGCCGAATTTTCGTATGTGATCCCGGACCGGTACGCGGCCTACCGCAGCGCCATGATCTATGCGTCGGAGACGGTGGACTCGGCAGGAAAAGCACGCCTCATTGCCCATAGCGCCATGCTGTGCGCCCCCTGGACTCTGGTTGCAACCGCCAACGAGAACGGCAGCGATATGGTTCATGCCAGCTGTGAGCGTCCGGGCACAGCGGTTGCCGTGCGCGGACGCGCCGGCCTGCTAGAAGTCGAAGACCAGCTGCGCACCACGAATCTGCTCCCGGTCGATTTCAAGGCGGCCATCGGGCGCGCCTGCACCGGTTACGGCATGCTCAAGGAGGCCATCGCAGAGGCCGATCGCGAGCGCATCGCGGACCTGGTGTGCGCGCTCGGTGCAGAAGCGTGGCGCCCGAACCCGCCACCGCCGTCCGCAGTGCCTTCGTTCACGACACTGTTGGCATTGGGCCGCGCACGTGGCGCGCCACCGAAGGAGTGCGTCTACAACGCGTCGCTGCGCTGGATCGACGATTTTCAAGCCGATCCAGCATTGCTCGGACCTGATCTGCTCGACGACCTGCAGTCCAACGACGAGGCACGTATTGCCCGGGCCACGCAAACGCTTGACTACATCTCCAGGCGCCTGCGCCACCGCGCCCCGCCGGCGCCAAATGGGGCCGTGCATAGTGCTGCGCTGCTGCAGCAAATATTGCCCCAGGCGGTGCAATTGATCGCCGAGGGGCGTTCAGCCAACGCTTCCGCATTGGCAGGTCTTATCGGACCAATGCGCCCTCACATCGCGCCCTACTTGCCAGCTTTGTTCGATGCGGGGGCGCGCCGGTCGGTCGATGCCATCCCGGCATTGGAGGCATTGGCTCAACTGGCGCCGGACGATCCCCGTCTGCACGCGCTGTTACGCCAGGCTGCTGCCACACCTGCGTTGCTGGAAACGGCAGCGACACTATATGACAGGGTGGCGCCGCCAGACCAGGCCGCGGCAGCCATCGCGCTGTTGATCGAGGCCGCGCGCCGAGGCAATAATACTGCCATCTACGCGCTGGGACAGCGCGGCCGTGCCGCGGGCGCCGCCGTGCCAATCCTCGCCGCGCAACTGCGTGACAGCAGTCCTGCCGCCGTCCGCACCAACGCCTACTCGTCCTTGATTGCCGTGTCAAACGGCGAACCGGAAGCGACGGCGGCATTCGAATCCGCACTCCTGCACCACCAACTGCCCGATTTCCTGTTGGAAGAGCTGGAAAAACTCGGCGACAAAGGGAGGTCATTGCTGCCCACGCTCAAACGCATGCTGTTGCCGCCATTACGGAGCAAGCTCGATACGGACCAGCAGCGAGCAGTGAAGCGACTGATACAGCGCCTGCAAACGCCTTCGGCGGCACCGCAGCCATGAAGCGCCTGCCAGTTGCAGTTGCACTGTGCGCACTGCTGGCCACCGGCGGCGCGTCGGCCTGCTTGTGCGAGGGAGAGATTGCCGGCTTCATACACGCCGATCTCAAGCGTCTGCCCGCCAATGCGCGCGGCGCCCTCTTCCAGTTACCGCCCGGGTCCGGCATTGGGTTGGATGCTGCCGCGTTCACGATTGTTTCGGATCGCCATTCCCGGCCCATCAAGGCGGAAATCTCGTGGCCAACGCTCGGCATCCACGATCCGCACCTGCGGTCGGAACGCATGCTCGCCCGGGTAGGGCCGGTCGGCGGCTTCCAGCCCGGCGCCCGCTACACCATTACCTACCACGGCGCTGATACCGGCTGGACCCATCCACTGCGCGCGGAGTTCACCATCGATGCCGCCGCGCTCAAGGTGGGCACCTACCAGTTGGTGCTGGCCAGCTCTCCGGCCCGCCGCATGCTGGCACTGGAGGCCAGCTGGGGCGTTTGCTCCAGCCACCAGGCGGCGATTGTGGCCGAATTCGACTACCGGATTCCCCCACACTACGCACCGTACCGCAGCGCCATGATCTATGCATCCGAAACGCGCGGCGCCGACGGCTCGTCGCGCCTGACCGCGTATTCTCCATCGCAGTGCCAGCCGTGGACACCGGGCGCCACCGCCATGCGCGACGGCCGCGACCTGGTCCACGCGAATTGCCGGCAACCTGGGCCGCCGGTCACTGTGCGCGGCCACGCCGGCCTGCTCGAAGTGGAGGATGCACTGCAGACGACCAACGATTTGCCGGTGGACTTTCGCCAAGCCTCGGGCCAGGCCTGCAGCGGCGGCGGCATGCTCGACGAGGCAGTAGCCCAAGCCGACACCGCGCGCATAAAAGAGCTGGTGTGCGCCGTCGGCGACGAGCCGTGGTACCTGGATGACGCCCCTCGGCCCACCTTGCCGTCGATCACCACCTTGATAAAACTGGCCCGCATGCCGGATAGCCCGCCCAAAGCGTGCCTGACCTCGGCATCATCACGCTGGCAAGACGAAGTGCAGTACAGGTTCAGGCGAGTGTTCATGCCGCTATTGCTTGCCTTCGATTTATTGCGGCGCGAGGTGATGCGCCTTATTTCGGAGTAACCCCATGTACCAATTCGATACCCGCTGCCCCCTTTCCCGCATCCAATACTTGTTGGCGCTATGCGCGCTGCTGGCGATGGTTAATGCATGGGCATGCTCTTGCATGCGGCAATATAACGGCGGATTCATCCACGCCGACCTTGACCGCTTGCCGTCCAATGCGCGCGGAGCATTATTCCAGCTACCGGAAACCAACCCGCCGAAACTGACGCCGAACTCGTTCACGATCACGACCGACCGGCGCCAGGCACGCCTGACCGCCCGGTTGTCGTGGCTGGACGTCGCGACCGCCACTGGCGGGCCGCGCCGACTGGTGCGCGTTGCGCCCGTCGGCGGCTTCCAACCGGGCGAGCGTTACACGATCGCTTATCGCGGCAAGACTGCATCGTGGACCTTTCCCGCCAAAACTACTTTTGTCATCGACCGCGAACCGCTGGCAGCAGGCACTTACCGGATAGCGCTGGTCGACGCTCCGGCGGGCCGCATGCTGAACGTGCCAGATGGCGTGGTCTGCGGCGCGACAGAACCATCCATCGTGGCGCGCTTCCAGTATCAACTCCCGGCACAGCACCTGCCTTATCGCAGCGCCATGATGTATGCGTCGCAAATGCGTACCGGGCCAGGCGCATTTGCCCCGCTCGGCTACTCTGCCGACTACTGCAGCCAGCCACAGCCTGGCACGACGGCATTACCTGACGGATTCGACTTGGTGCACACCAGTTGCCGCAGCGCGCCGCAACGGATCGAGGTGCGCGGCCGAGCCGGCCTGCTGGAAGTGGAAGACACGCTTCAACCGTCCAATGTCATCATCCTGGACCTCAAGTCGGTGGCCAACAGCGGTTGCGACCTGTTCGATTTTTTTCGCACCGCCCATGCCAACGGCGATGCGCAGCGTATCAAAGACGTGCTGTGCGCAATCGGCCCCGGCGCCTATCCGGGCGGCGGCACCACCAATTCGCCGGCCCCAGCCATGCAGACACTGGTGAATCTGGCGCGTGGCAAGCAGCCACCGCCGCGCGATTGCCTTTACGGCGCGGCCCTTGCCATGATCGGCCAGTCC
This is a stretch of genomic DNA from Duganella zoogloeoides. It encodes these proteins:
- the pheS gene encoding phenylalanine--tRNA ligase subunit alpha, which gives rise to MYSLEQLVASAVQDFTVAQDDAAALENAKAKYLGKTGQITELMKGLGKLDPEARKAQGALINAAKQQIEAALTARRDALADAQLQARLNAEAIDVSLPGRGRAGGGLHPVMRTWERVEEIFRSIGFDVADGPEIENDWTNFTALNSPENHPARSMQDTFYIDGNDSEGKPLLLRTHTSPMQVRYARSHTPPIKVIAPGRTYRVDSDATHSPMFHQVEGLWIAENISFADLKGVYLNFVKAFFETDDLQVRFRPSYFPFTEPSAEIDIAFGSGPLKGRWLEISGSGQVHPSVVRNFGLDPEKYIGFAFGSGLERLTMLRYGVNDLRLFYEGDLRFLKQFN
- the rpmI gene encoding 50S ribosomal protein L35 gives rise to the protein MPKMKTKSSAKKRFRVRPGGTVKSGHAFKRHILTKKTTKSKRQLRGITNVDAADVKSVLRMMPSA
- the thrS gene encoding threonine--tRNA ligase; protein product: MISVRLPDGSAREFEGPVTVAQVASSIATSLGKAALAGKVDGKVVDTSHLIEKNVDLAIITDKDPEGLDVIRHSTAHLLAYAVKELFPDAQVTIGPVIDNGFYYDFSYKRPFTPDDLVAIEKKMTELAKKDEPVTRKVLPRDEAVAYFKSIGEAYKAEIIASIPADQDVSLYSEGGFTDLCRGPHVPSTGKLKVFKLMKLAGAYWRGDSKNEMLQRVYGTAWAKKEDQEQYLFQLEEAEKRDHRKLGKQLDFFHFQDEAPGLVFWHPKGWTIWQQVEQYMRHKYQVNGYQEVKAPQILDASLWGKTGHWDNYRENMFVTESENRSYALKPMNCPGHVQIFNSNMRSYRDLPLRYGEFGQCHRNEPSGALHGIMRVRGFTQDDGHIFCTHEQIEPEVVSFHTQAMEVYADFHFHNIEVKLALRPDNRIGTDEVWDEAEEALRSGLRACGVTWTELPGEGAFYGPKIEYHLKDSLGRPWQVGTMQVDFFMPERLGAEYVAADNTRQVPVMLHRAIVGSMERFIGILIENYAGALPAWLAPVQVSVLNISDAQAEYVQQVAEKLRRSGFRVQTDLRNEKINYKIREHSVQKLPYILVVGDKERDANTVAVRARGNVDLGVMSIDALIERLSQDIANKA
- the pheT gene encoding phenylalanine--tRNA ligase subunit beta, whose amino-acid sequence is MQFSENWLRTMVDPKMTSDELAHLLTMSGLEVEEVEPVAPPFSNVVVGLVRDMAKHPNADRLNVCQVDVGTGTLLTIVCGAPNVRPGLHVVCAKAGAVLPPGADGKPFEIKVGQLRGVESQGMLCSAKELKLSEEGSGLLELPDDAPVGQDFRDYYALNDLKFTIKLTPNKADCLSVLGVAREVSALTGTALNAPTFAAVAVNSDEVLPVKVSAPDLCGRFAGRVIRNLNAKAATPDWMKQRLERSGQRSVSALVDISNYVMLELGRPSHVFDLAKIHGSLDVRWAKEGESLKLLNGNTVTLNEWVGVIADEQEIESLAGIMGGDATAVSLETESIYLEAAFWWPSAIQGRARKFNFSTDAAHRFERGVDYATVVEHIERITALLVGICGTAATQVGPVDDQVVNLPQRTPVQLRTARAQKVIGVPLDDQVIADIFTRLALPFTLADGVFSVTAPSYRFDIEIEEDLIEEVARVYGFENIPAVAPIAANTMVIAPENTRSLFAVRHQLADLGFQEVVNMSFVEAAWEQDFGGNANPIKLQNPIASQMSVMRSTLVGSLVANVRYNLNRKTNRVRVFEVGAIYQRDDSVADGPLAVAGYRQPKRVAALAYGSVADEQWGQDSRAVDFFDLKADLEHLFAPQTLRFEKAEHPALHPGRSANVLLNGAVIGLIGELHPRWMQKYELPNAPVVFEVDAVALQQRTVPEYVEISKFPGATRDLAVVVKQGVAAQDVLDAFHAAVQASPQAKLVQAIVLFDEYRGKGLEADEKSLAFRFSLQDTQNTLQDDVVEAIMTAAASAAQQKHGARLRA
- the rplT gene encoding 50S ribosomal protein L20 → MPRVKRGVTARARHKKVLNLAKGYRGRRSKVYRVAKQAVMRAGQYAYRDRRNKKRVFRRLWIARINAASREHGVTYSVFMNGLKKAAIELDRKVLADMAVMDKPAFAAIVNVVKAQIAA
- the infC gene encoding translation initiation factor IF-3 yields the protein MLKGITIATDKSHRINGEITAPEMRLSGVDNEALGIVTLAEAFRLAEEANVDLVEIAPTAVPPVCRLMDYGKFKYSEQKKAHEAKLKQKIISVKEVKFRPGTDDGDYNIKLRNLIKFLEEGDKTKITLRFRGREMAHQDIGFRMLERLKADLEPHGQVEQFPKMEGRQMIMVLAPKKKK
- a CDS encoding cation diffusion facilitator family transporter — translated: MSAQNNSVRAASPSAHLHEHRSDDAKYKHVSVQRSQKVLAWALLLTLSFAVVEAVTGFMANSLALISDAGHMVTDTAALGLALLAQMISKRPPSARHSFGFGRAEALAAFVNSLVLLVLVVWIVYEAAQRFSRPEEVHGSTVFVVAGIGLLINLVLAWMLSRGDSNMNTRAALVNVMGDLLGSVAALVSGAVIYYTGWMQIDPLLSLFVALLILRSTIGVLRESYHFLMGGVPEPIDYLAVGADLEHIDGVCSVHDLHVWDMSPGEPALIGHVEIVELQRWPEILQAIKAMLLEKHGIDHITLQAEVAQQAASTPLPQP